The following proteins are co-located in the Deinococcus sedimenti genome:
- a CDS encoding helix-turn-helix domain-containing protein yields MTSQVAVPEGVPQALTTGETAKVLRMNERTIRSWAESGTLPFQMVGGRRYITSLRLLEWANCLGWEVHWTEHPALDDMDVRTVRKAGGASSTMGT; encoded by the coding sequence ATGACCAGTCAGGTTGCCGTACCCGAGGGCGTCCCCCAGGCGCTGACGACAGGCGAGACCGCGAAGGTCCTGCGGATGAACGAACGCACGATTCGCAGCTGGGCTGAGAGTGGCACGCTGCCCTTCCAGATGGTTGGCGGCCGCCGGTACATCACGAGTTTGCGCCTGCTCGAGTGGGCCAATTGTCTCGGGTGGGAGGTCCACTGGACTGAACATCCAGCACTCGACGACATGGATGTCAGAACCGTCAGAAAGGCGGGTGGGGCTTCTTCCACCATGGGCACATGA
- a CDS encoding helix-turn-helix domain-containing protein: MADTQTPLAYSRKQAAELLGLSSVTVDRLIKTGQLRAVQVGTRRLIPRTVIEAFLAGQQ; this comes from the coding sequence ATGGCAGACACTCAGACTCCACTGGCGTATTCGCGGAAGCAGGCGGCCGAGTTGCTCGGTCTCTCTTCAGTAACTGTCGACCGGCTCATCAAGACCGGACAACTGCGAGCCGTGCAGGTCGGTACTCGCCGTCTTATCCCTCGCACAGTCATCGAGGCCTTCCTGGCAGGTCAGCAGTGA